One part of the Clostridium thermosuccinogenes genome encodes these proteins:
- a CDS encoding trimethylamine corrinoid protein 2, which yields MYYIENWDKIQKRFEEFWARENHDRPIISIKAPKNRQTAGKLPSFATLKERWLDTEYMLQEANLQFQNTFYAGEAFAALNPNLGPDLFAACYGTELEFGEDTSWAIHSMTDSEVEEYKGLVIEKQGFYYQKILEMTRAAVEDGKDKYVVGVTDLHPAADALVSLRGPETLCIDTIDNPQFVRKATLDLFEGFKQIFTDLCDITTKYQKGTTNWMGIWHPKRWYVTSCDFCCMISTDMFEDLFMEELEKELDFLDASIFHLDGPGALRHLDRLLQIEKLKGIQWVYGAGQPTASHWLEVLKKIQNAGKLIQVAVEPQELDVMLENLAPEGVMYVINADSEDQAKELMKKAEQYKRKVF from the coding sequence ATGTATTATATTGAAAACTGGGATAAAATTCAAAAGCGTTTTGAGGAATTTTGGGCCAGGGAGAATCATGACAGGCCGATTATTAGTATTAAAGCACCAAAAAACAGACAAACTGCCGGCAAGCTTCCTTCTTTTGCAACTTTAAAGGAACGGTGGCTGGATACGGAGTATATGCTGCAGGAAGCTAATCTACAGTTTCAAAACACATTTTATGCAGGAGAAGCTTTTGCAGCCTTAAATCCCAACCTCGGGCCGGATCTGTTTGCTGCTTGCTACGGCACGGAATTGGAATTCGGAGAGGATACCAGCTGGGCAATCCACAGCATGACCGACAGCGAAGTTGAGGAATACAAAGGTCTTGTAATCGAGAAGCAGGGATTTTACTATCAAAAAATACTCGAAATGACTCGTGCAGCGGTGGAGGATGGAAAAGACAAGTATGTTGTGGGAGTTACCGACTTACATCCTGCTGCAGATGCGCTGGTTTCACTTAGGGGGCCGGAGACTTTATGTATTGATACAATCGATAATCCTCAATTTGTCCGTAAGGCCACTTTAGATCTGTTTGAAGGCTTTAAGCAGATTTTCACCGATTTGTGTGATATTACTACAAAGTATCAAAAGGGGACCACTAATTGGATGGGTATCTGGCATCCCAAAAGGTGGTATGTGACAAGCTGTGATTTTTGCTGCATGATTTCTACAGATATGTTTGAAGATCTGTTTATGGAAGAACTGGAAAAGGAACTAGATTTCCTGGATGCCAGTATATTCCATCTGGATGGGCCCGGTGCACTGAGGCATCTTGACAGGCTTCTGCAGATTGAAAAATTGAAAGGTATACAGTGGGTTTACGGGGCAGGACAGCCGACTGCATCTCACTGGCTGGAGGTTTTAAAGAAGATACAAAATGCAGGTAAGCTGATACAGGTGGCAGTAGAGCCTCAAGAGTTGGATGTTATGCTTGAGAACCTTGCTCCCGAGGGAGTGATGTATGTGATTAATGCTGACTCAGAGGATCAGGCAAAAGAACTGATGAAAAAGGCCGAGCAATATAAAAGGAAAGTTTTTTAA
- the xylB gene encoding xylulokinase encodes MQHQYLIGIDIGTSGCKSVIVNELGKIISEAYYEYGMSTSEPGWCEQDPEDWWRAVKITVGRLLKDFPSVQSIKGIGLCGQMHGMVLLDSKGDVIRPCILWCDQRNEKQCQDIQERVGGVAGLLKLTSNKMLTGYTGGKILWTMENEPANFEKTRIILNPKDYIRFRLTGEYATEVSDASGTGLFDVKNRKWSDELLSILGISKELLPSCYESIEISGRLSNNAAEELKLPYGLPVVGGGGDAIVQSIGSGLVKSGVMGATIGTGGQVTANLDSCCNNPEGKLQIFCNVIPGKWHAMGVMLTAGGAFKWLKNLLYEDMKEIDSRTGNVFEMMDKKAENVPVGSERLFFLPYLNGERCPHNDPYARGAFVGLNLRHKKPHLIRSVLEGVAFGLRDLSEVIMELGITPKRIYASGGGANSNLWRQIIAEILNMDVYTMNTAAFGGAYGAALLAGVGTNTWASVEEAAMVMKVKTKNHPENENTVKYNSLFPIYKQLYGSLKEDFRKISKIAEV; translated from the coding sequence ATGGTGTGAACAGGACCCTGAGGATTGGTGGCGGGCAGTTAAGATCACTGTTGGTCGACTTTTGAAAGATTTTCCTTCTGTTCAAAGTATAAAAGGTATAGGCTTATGCGGACAGATGCACGGTATGGTATTACTGGACAGTAAAGGGGATGTAATAAGACCATGCATATTGTGGTGTGATCAGAGAAATGAAAAACAATGCCAGGATATTCAGGAACGTGTCGGTGGAGTAGCTGGACTTCTGAAACTCACAAGCAATAAAATGCTAACTGGGTATACCGGTGGTAAGATTTTATGGACGATGGAGAATGAACCAGCAAACTTTGAGAAAACCAGAATCATATTGAACCCGAAAGACTACATTAGATTCCGGCTTACCGGAGAATATGCCACTGAAGTATCCGATGCGTCGGGAACAGGTTTGTTTGATGTAAAAAACAGGAAGTGGTCAGATGAGCTCTTATCAATTCTGGGAATTTCAAAGGAATTACTGCCTTCATGCTATGAATCAATTGAAATAAGTGGTAGATTGTCTAACAACGCTGCAGAGGAATTAAAACTGCCTTATGGTCTGCCGGTTGTAGGAGGTGGAGGGGATGCAATTGTCCAATCCATAGGCTCAGGTTTGGTGAAAAGCGGTGTGATGGGAGCTACCATTGGTACAGGAGGACAGGTCACTGCAAATTTGGACAGCTGTTGTAACAACCCTGAGGGTAAGCTTCAGATATTTTGCAATGTAATTCCCGGAAAGTGGCATGCTATGGGTGTTATGCTCACTGCCGGCGGTGCCTTTAAATGGTTGAAGAATTTGCTTTATGAAGACATGAAAGAGATCGACAGTAGAACAGGAAATGTTTTTGAAATGATGGACAAAAAAGCAGAAAATGTCCCGGTTGGTTCAGAAAGACTCTTTTTTTTGCCGTACCTTAACGGGGAACGATGTCCGCATAATGATCCATATGCGCGGGGGGCTTTTGTGGGATTGAATCTAAGACACAAAAAACCTCATCTTATAAGAAGTGTGCTGGAAGGGGTAGCCTTTGGGCTTAGAGATCTGTCTGAAGTGATAATGGAACTGGGAATAACTCCTAAAAGAATATATGCATCTGGTGGAGGAGCAAACAGCAATTTATGGCGGCAGATAATTGCTGAAATCTTAAACATGGATGTATACACTATGAATACTGCGGCTTTTGGTGGTGCTTACGGGGCTGCTTTGCTCGCTGGCGTAGGAACTAATACCTGGGCTTCAGTTGAAGAAGCAGCAATGGTAATGAAAGTGAAAACGAAAAACCATCCTGAAAACGAAAACACTGTTAAATATAATTCATTATTCCCGATTTACAAGCAGTTGTACGGGTCTCTTAAAGAAGATTTCAGAAAAATATCCAAAATAGCAGAGGTGTAA
- the rpiB gene encoding ribose 5-phosphate isomerase B has product MKHIVIGCDNAAFDLKMQITKMLKQDGVEYEDVGVYSVSDEKMYPLIAKEVAERIIESGYKKEGILLCGTGIGMAITANKYRGIYAAVCHDIYSAERARLSNNTNVITMGARVIGCELAKKIVKEWLKLEFKPGSSSPKIEKIYEIEKSNFMDK; this is encoded by the coding sequence ATGAAGCATATTGTCATTGGGTGTGATAATGCAGCCTTTGATTTGAAAATGCAAATCACTAAAATGCTGAAGCAGGATGGAGTGGAGTATGAGGATGTAGGTGTGTATTCTGTTTCCGATGAAAAAATGTATCCGTTGATTGCAAAAGAAGTAGCGGAAAGAATAATCGAAAGCGGATATAAGAAAGAAGGTATCCTGCTGTGCGGTACAGGTATAGGTATGGCCATCACTGCCAACAAGTATCGGGGAATTTATGCAGCGGTTTGTCATGATATATATTCTGCAGAAAGGGCACGTTTGAGCAATAACACTAATGTTATTACGATGGGAGCAAGAGTGATTGGCTGTGAACTGGCAAAAAAAATTGTGAAGGAATGGCTTAAATTGGAGTTCAAGCCTGGCAGTTCATCTCCTAAAATTGAAAAGATTTATGAGATTGAAAAAAGTAATTTTATGGATAAATAA
- a CDS encoding sensor histidine kinase, producing the protein MKTMLNKIITNIIDSVSIKTKIVFIFIAFIIIPLIIFTLISYSRINELVLTQTINSASQSFDESVSILERYFQSMNNAMQNILFDEDIYIIASKDTTDYSPIEQLGDYKMLIKRFDYIQKVSDIDIIRFYININSYYSENNVNIFSLAKISDKSWYKNLLSNDQNKLWAPPFKLEDSDTSSLDFFSYVRIIYSLESLKQPLAALRVDIKTEKVETALKNAAITENSAVFITDGDEILFPIPNAKQNSFWDKMKTVSGKSGLRQWEFITVDNSKYAITSKKLNFTDWYVHAIIPQSDIVVLQNKLRNEMIILLILISSVSYFLAYFTSKSSLKRIFLLNREMKKVENGNLKVSLRQIGKDEIGELIGSFNKMVTRMSDMIEEKYIMGQEMKSAELRALQAQINPHFLYNSLDLINCLAIKHSIPEITQMVASLSKFYKLSLSQGKDVISFKDELMHVQLYVQIQNLRFENKIKLILDIEPCIYEYSTLKTILQPIVENSIIHGIFEKEEKSGTINISAKKENNIIILEVKDDGVGMPEEVVNQILLEDKSTRRHGYGVKNTNDRIKLYYGQEYGLSYSSILGKGTTVRIKLPAVIA; encoded by the coding sequence ATGAAAACAATGCTCAATAAGATAATTACCAATATTATTGATAGTGTTTCGATAAAAACAAAAATCGTTTTTATATTTATTGCGTTTATCATTATTCCTTTGATTATTTTCACACTCATTTCATACAGCAGGATAAACGAGCTTGTTCTCACGCAGACAATAAACTCTGCGTCTCAGTCCTTTGATGAAAGTGTGTCGATCCTTGAGAGATATTTCCAAAGCATGAATAATGCAATGCAAAACATATTATTTGACGAAGATATCTATATAATCGCATCCAAGGATACAACAGATTACTCCCCTATAGAACAGTTGGGAGATTACAAAATGCTGATAAAACGCTTTGATTATATTCAGAAAGTGTCAGATATTGATATTATCCGCTTTTATATAAATATTAATTCCTATTACTCAGAAAACAATGTTAATATATTCAGCCTTGCAAAAATATCAGATAAGAGCTGGTATAAAAATTTACTCAGCAACGATCAAAACAAGTTATGGGCACCTCCATTCAAATTAGAGGATTCAGACACATCCAGCCTGGATTTTTTCTCATATGTAAGAATCATTTACAGTTTGGAATCGCTTAAGCAGCCCCTTGCGGCTTTAAGGGTGGACATTAAGACAGAAAAGGTGGAAACTGCTTTAAAAAATGCTGCAATAACTGAAAACAGCGCTGTATTCATTACCGATGGCGACGAAATTCTGTTTCCTATACCGAACGCTAAGCAAAACTCTTTTTGGGACAAAATGAAGACTGTTTCCGGCAAATCTGGATTACGGCAATGGGAATTCATAACAGTCGATAATAGCAAATATGCCATCACATCAAAGAAGCTTAATTTTACAGACTGGTATGTTCACGCAATCATCCCACAAAGCGATATAGTCGTACTTCAGAACAAGTTAAGAAATGAAATGATAATATTATTAATTCTGATTTCTTCCGTATCTTATTTTCTTGCATATTTCACTTCCAAATCAAGTCTCAAAAGGATATTCCTTCTTAACCGTGAAATGAAAAAGGTTGAAAACGGTAATTTAAAAGTATCGCTCAGGCAGATAGGTAAAGATGAGATAGGTGAGCTTATAGGCAGTTTCAATAAAATGGTGACACGTATGTCTGATATGATAGAAGAAAAATACATCATGGGTCAGGAAATGAAGAGTGCGGAGCTAAGAGCCCTGCAGGCCCAAATTAACCCCCACTTTCTATATAATTCACTGGATCTTATAAACTGTCTTGCTATTAAGCACAGCATTCCAGAAATTACACAAATGGTCGCTTCCTTATCAAAGTTTTACAAGCTGAGCCTCAGTCAGGGAAAAGATGTAATTTCTTTTAAAGATGAGTTGATGCATGTTCAGTTATATGTGCAAATACAAAATCTACGTTTTGAAAACAAGATAAAATTAATATTGGATATTGAACCATGTATATATGAGTATTCAACATTGAAAACCATTCTTCAGCCGATAGTAGAAAATTCAATCATACATGGTATATTTGAAAAGGAAGAAAAATCAGGAACAATAAATATATCTGCAAAAAAAGAAAACAATATTATCATTCTAGAAGTCAAGGATGACGGAGTGGGTATGCCTGAAGAAGTGGTCAACCAGATACTTCTTGAAGACAAATCAACCCGTAGGCACGGATATGGAGTAAAAAATACCAACGACAGAATCAAACTGTATTATGGTCAGGAATACGGTCTTAGCTACAGCAGTATCCTGGGTAAAGGTACAACTGTACGCATAAAGCTCCCCGCTGTAATAGCATAA
- a CDS encoding L-fucose/L-arabinose isomerase family protein — protein MKNRIKLGYAPTRRFIFSKEDAYKYKELTLKKIKSFTDAEIVDIEGINKEGLLFDDNDDIKRVIKKFKDEEVDAVFFPHCNFGTEDSVARVAKAVGKPVLIWGPRDEAPLPDGNRLRDTQCGLFATGKVLRRHNVPFTYIVNSTLEDPVFERGYINFISAASVVKAMSNLRILQISTRPASFLTMMYDEGMLLEKFGISVIPTTLQDIKATLEKIETENGSEFRETIELINSKLDCSEATASAISKVAALKVAIKKLVTENGCTAAAIQCWTALQDSIGIVPCLCNALLTDEGIPVTCETDIHGAITAVMAQAAAMGKAAPFFADLTVRHPENDNGELLFHCGNFPVSLVANGCTPKFGTQFALDSHAPGTVENEIRGGDISVVRFDGDHGEYSLFLGKAKGIKGPFTRGTYLWVEVNDWPLWEEKLVKGPYVHHCTGIHHDVIPALYEACNYIPGLKADPVDPTEEQIKAWLRGGD, from the coding sequence ATGAAAAATAGAATAAAACTCGGATATGCTCCGACAAGACGCTTTATATTCAGCAAGGAGGATGCATACAAATATAAGGAATTAACACTTAAGAAAATTAAAAGCTTTACAGATGCTGAAATTGTTGATATCGAAGGAATAAACAAGGAAGGTTTGCTTTTTGACGATAATGATGATATTAAAAGAGTAATTAAGAAATTCAAGGACGAGGAAGTGGATGCTGTGTTCTTCCCCCACTGCAATTTTGGCACAGAGGATTCTGTAGCCAGGGTGGCAAAAGCGGTTGGAAAGCCTGTGCTTATATGGGGTCCACGGGACGAGGCTCCTCTTCCAGATGGAAACCGTCTTCGTGACACACAATGTGGGCTGTTTGCCACAGGCAAGGTATTAAGAAGGCATAATGTTCCTTTTACATACATTGTTAACAGTACGTTGGAAGATCCGGTATTTGAAAGGGGATATATAAATTTTATCTCAGCTGCTAGTGTTGTAAAAGCTATGAGCAATTTACGCATACTTCAAATATCAACAAGACCAGCCAGCTTTTTAACAATGATGTATGATGAAGGAATGTTGCTGGAGAAGTTCGGCATAAGCGTAATTCCCACAACTTTGCAGGATATTAAGGCTACATTGGAGAAAATTGAAACGGAAAATGGGTCTGAATTCAGAGAGACCATAGAACTGATTAATTCCAAATTGGACTGCAGTGAAGCTACTGCTTCTGCTATTAGCAAAGTGGCAGCACTGAAGGTAGCCATAAAGAAGCTTGTCACCGAAAATGGATGCACCGCTGCAGCGATACAATGCTGGACGGCTTTACAGGATAGCATAGGCATTGTGCCTTGTCTTTGCAATGCGCTTCTTACAGACGAAGGAATTCCTGTTACCTGTGAGACGGATATACATGGAGCAATAACGGCAGTCATGGCACAGGCTGCAGCAATGGGAAAGGCAGCCCCTTTCTTTGCTGATCTGACAGTGAGACACCCTGAAAACGATAATGGAGAATTGCTGTTTCATTGTGGAAATTTCCCTGTTTCATTAGTCGCCAACGGATGTACACCGAAATTCGGAACACAGTTTGCATTAGATTCCCATGCTCCGGGTACGGTTGAAAATGAAATCAGAGGCGGAGATATATCTGTTGTAAGGTTTGATGGAGACCATGGCGAATATTCATTGTTTTTGGGTAAGGCAAAGGGGATCAAAGGACCTTTCACCCGGGGAACCTACTTGTGGGTTGAAGTTAATGACTGGCCGCTCTGGGAGGAAAAACTGGTAAAGGGACCCTATGTTCATCATTGTACGGGAATTCATCATGATGTTATACCTGCATTATATGAGGCCTGCAATTATATCCCTGGTCTGAAAGCCGATCCTGTGGATCCCACTGAAGAACAGATTAAAGCATGGCTCAGAGGCGGGGATTAG
- a CDS encoding family 20 glycosylhydrolase: MSDIRPQYIKIKGNGKYVTGNTEIRCSIPIVKEMFKQASVGACCSKAEFSKISFMSDIPKNIEEEVTKEFNLSFVDNEEAFVIDIDGDINIYSRSDRGLFYGCITLLQMMKDQYLDRMLAFDYPSCPERGVKVYLPSERNIEYFKQFVDMICYFKYNTIMIEVGGAMEYKRHPEINSGWIEYCKEMSEYSGKTTKIQDHTYKWYKNSIHVENGEGSFLSQSRVRELVEYCRERMLEVIPEVPSLSHCDYLLLNHREIAERQNDPYPDTYCPSNPKSYALLFDILDEVIEVFKPSVINIGHDEYYSIGICENCKDRKAEDIFAEDIRKIHDYLSKRGIRTMIWGDKLLKDVYVKDAGPFGGAEIKMYHPAWHINDGEYVGMIPATYKAIDLIPADVKILHWNWGLGEKLEDQFLERGMEITYGNFEGYEFPGWSEHIQKGIKGAIISNWSTLNEIILQRNGILFGIAYAYFMFWNDKYNDSMFQEVRDRVLSELFNYKYGNILDLDMTEDRKEQVEFIEFLHATDYNVAYKSFVDGVFTESDIYTIGQYVIRYDDGTKAVVPIVYGENISSRDVSWDRKRSEFEPVYKIDRHLAEVSMTTLPVKMGEDTYYRFICRNPYPKKRIDTISIECDESKKCNIYLKSIKYL; the protein is encoded by the coding sequence ATGTCTGATATTCGACCACAATACATTAAAATTAAAGGAAACGGTAAATACGTAACAGGCAATACAGAAATAAGATGCAGCATACCAATTGTAAAAGAAATGTTTAAACAGGCTTCTGTAGGAGCTTGTTGCAGTAAAGCTGAATTTTCAAAGATTTCCTTTATGTCTGATATTCCAAAAAATATTGAAGAAGAAGTGACAAAAGAGTTTAACCTGTCTTTTGTTGACAATGAAGAGGCCTTTGTTATTGATATAGACGGAGATATAAATATTTATTCACGATCAGACAGAGGATTGTTCTATGGCTGCATAACACTGCTTCAGATGATGAAAGATCAATACCTGGACAGAATGCTGGCGTTTGATTATCCGTCATGCCCTGAAAGAGGTGTAAAAGTATATCTGCCATCGGAAAGAAATATTGAATATTTTAAGCAATTCGTTGATATGATCTGTTATTTCAAGTACAACACCATAATGATTGAAGTGGGGGGAGCAATGGAATATAAGAGGCACCCTGAAATCAACAGCGGTTGGATTGAGTACTGTAAAGAGATGTCCGAGTATTCGGGAAAAACCACAAAAATCCAGGATCATACTTATAAATGGTATAAAAATTCAATACATGTGGAAAACGGAGAGGGTAGCTTCTTAAGTCAATCCAGGGTGAGAGAATTGGTGGAGTACTGCCGGGAAAGAATGTTGGAAGTAATTCCTGAAGTGCCGTCATTAAGCCATTGCGATTATTTGCTGTTGAACCACCGGGAGATTGCAGAAAGGCAGAATGATCCTTATCCTGATACCTATTGTCCATCAAACCCGAAATCCTATGCACTTCTGTTCGATATACTGGATGAAGTTATTGAAGTATTCAAGCCTTCGGTAATTAATATAGGACACGATGAATATTATTCCATCGGTATTTGCGAAAATTGCAAGGATAGAAAGGCAGAGGACATTTTTGCGGAAGATATAAGAAAGATTCATGACTACCTCTCAAAGCGGGGAATAAGAACCATGATATGGGGCGATAAGCTTCTTAAAGATGTTTATGTCAAGGACGCAGGCCCTTTTGGTGGAGCTGAGATAAAAATGTATCATCCTGCCTGGCATATTAACGATGGTGAATATGTAGGAATGATCCCAGCTACATATAAAGCTATTGACTTAATTCCGGCAGACGTAAAGATCTTGCACTGGAACTGGGGCTTGGGAGAAAAACTGGAGGATCAATTCCTTGAGAGGGGAATGGAAATTACATATGGCAATTTTGAGGGATATGAATTTCCTGGTTGGAGCGAGCATATACAAAAAGGCATTAAGGGTGCAATAATATCCAATTGGAGTACACTCAATGAAATCATCCTTCAGAGAAATGGGATACTTTTCGGCATAGCATATGCTTATTTCATGTTCTGGAATGATAAGTACAACGATTCCATGTTCCAGGAAGTAAGAGACAGGGTTTTATCTGAGTTATTCAACTACAAGTATGGAAACATATTGGATTTGGATATGACAGAAGATAGAAAGGAACAGGTCGAGTTCATTGAGTTTCTGCATGCTACCGATTATAATGTAGCTTATAAATCATTTGTGGATGGAGTTTTTACTGAATCAGACATTTATACTATAGGACAATATGTAATTCGATATGATGATGGCACAAAGGCAGTTGTTCCTATCGTTTATGGGGAAAATATCAGTAGCAGGGATGTCTCATGGGATAGGAAGAGAAGCGAATTTGAACCGGTTTATAAGATTGACCGACACCTTGCTGAGGTTTCAATGACAACATTGCCAGTCAAAATGGGTGAAGACACCTATTATAGATTTATTTGCAGAAATCCCTATCCGAAAAAACGTATAGACACTATATCCATAGAATGTGATGAGAGCAAAAAATGTAATATTTATCTTAAAAGCATAAAGTATTTATGA
- a CDS encoding DUF4038 domain-containing protein — protein sequence MNCIKIQSKTENVIPAFPLKISENRRYLVDQNNKPFFYHGDTCWKLFWEFTEEEAELYLEDRKQKGFTVIQVQLLPHRNYQANREGNTPFMVRGDLTTPNPAYFAHVDKVIKIAMEKGLGLLIAPVWASKWEQDWYKHLNTDNAEIFSRYLANRYKDFKSIIGWIHGGDDDALELHNCIRIFGRIFKEVAPWQINTFHANQKGGWEFFNNDTWYDMNMAYSYNYSNMVEQMTKAYHLNPVRPVILGETHYEYNTGISSSLLRKFAYTSVILGGAGQTYGNKDIWIATCFWRVAMDAPAAHHMSHLKELFTSVKWYQMIPDTTHVLVTKGYGSGEEFAPACYSEDGSLAIVYIPTACTLTIDTDKFSGETEAYWFDPTSGMYIDIGNVTIQGEKKFKTPGKNSDGDEDWVLLFKGNCSI from the coding sequence ATGAACTGTATAAAAATACAAAGCAAAACTGAAAATGTAATTCCTGCTTTCCCACTAAAAATTAGTGAAAACAGGCGTTATTTGGTTGATCAAAATAATAAGCCTTTCTTTTATCATGGGGATACTTGCTGGAAGCTCTTCTGGGAATTTACTGAAGAAGAAGCGGAGTTGTATCTTGAGGACAGGAAGCAGAAAGGCTTTACTGTGATTCAAGTGCAATTGCTACCCCACCGGAATTATCAGGCAAACAGGGAAGGCAATACTCCATTTATGGTACGGGGAGATCTTACAACTCCAAACCCTGCATATTTTGCTCATGTAGATAAGGTGATAAAAATTGCCATGGAAAAAGGTCTTGGCTTGCTTATTGCACCTGTTTGGGCAAGCAAGTGGGAGCAGGACTGGTATAAGCACCTTAACACAGATAATGCAGAAATCTTCTCCCGTTATCTGGCAAACCGCTATAAGGACTTCAAGAGTATTATCGGGTGGATACATGGCGGTGACGATGATGCGCTGGAATTGCACAATTGCATCCGTATCTTCGGCAGAATATTTAAAGAAGTTGCTCCATGGCAAATCAACACTTTTCATGCGAATCAAAAAGGCGGATGGGAATTTTTCAATAATGACACATGGTATGACATGAACATGGCGTATTCCTATAATTACAGCAATATGGTTGAACAGATGACGAAAGCCTATCATCTAAATCCAGTCAGACCTGTAATTCTGGGAGAGACCCATTATGAGTATAATACAGGTATTTCCAGCTCTCTTCTTCGTAAATTTGCCTATACCAGTGTAATACTGGGAGGAGCAGGACAAACTTATGGAAATAAGGATATCTGGATTGCGACATGCTTCTGGCGAGTAGCAATGGATGCACCTGCAGCACACCATATGAGTCATTTAAAAGAGCTGTTTACATCAGTGAAATGGTATCAGATGATTCCGGACACCACCCATGTTCTGGTTACCAAAGGATACGGCTCTGGTGAGGAATTCGCTCCTGCATGCTATTCAGAGGATGGCAGTTTAGCAATTGTTTACATTCCAACGGCATGTACACTTACGATAGATACTGATAAATTTTCAGGTGAAACAGAAGCGTATTGGTTCGATCCAACCAGTGGAATGTATATTGACATCGGAAATGTCACTATACAAGGGGAGAAAAAGTTCAAAACACCTGGTAAAAATTCTGATGGGGATGAGGACTGGGTTTTGTTATTTAAGGGAAATTGCAGTATATAA